The DNA sequence agccagctttttcccaactcaaaaaggagtggctttctgccccatctttttgagccagcaaatagccagattggagctgcggcatgcggttgctgcagccccgatccagcattcAAAGGGGTGGCCTCAAGCCACCTTTGAGCCATTCTGTGTTGGCCctgagttccatggctgagtgacaAAACCTGGATCTTCCAAACCAGTCCAACAACTAACCACTATATCATACtagctttcattttatttcataatgttgttaatgttgttatGCTGAAAGATTCACACTGGAAGATGAGCAAATGGCTGTCAGCAAGACCACTCAAAGCCTATTACTAGTACCCAAGAGGGTAATACATTGAGGGAATACATTAGAGAAGAATGGTTACTGAGCAACAAAGAAACCTAAATGTGAGATCAGACACATCAGGACACAATCTTTCTAGATAACTGAATTGGAATTTAAGTTTGttaacaggacccagaacaatggatgcaagctacaggaaaagagattccgcctcaacattaggaggaacttcctgacagtaaggcctgttcaacagtggaatacactccctcggagagtagtggagtctccttccttggaggtctttaaacagaggctggatggctgtcagggatgctttgattgtgagttcctgcacggcaggcggttggactgaatagcccttgtggtctcttccaactctgattctatggcgggatacagactgcccctttggggcggcctgcagctgctcAATTAAGgcacggattggggccagggcagccacagcagcagcccaaagcCCCtaatctggcacttttcaggaccagggagaagtggcaaaatgccgctcctccctggtcccaaaaaggggtgtccttggggcttcatgccccaggacaccttgggagccacagccaggagagaaaggggccacttggcccctttctcccggCTTCGTTCCCGCAGCCGTTTGCTGGCTGCAGGAACAAGGCATTCCCccagaaagagctccatttcggagctccttctagtgaCGTGCCTAGGCCACCGTAAGCAGCCTGGGACGGTGCAAGGGCGTCACACAtgctgctccatttggaggtggcgcacgTATGACGtaatgggaggccgccatgattacgccctcgtcacgtgctagggttaggcctCGGGGCCAAGCGCCCAGAGGCAACCCCTAGCACGTCACGACGGCACCCCATGAGTGTTATTTTGGAATGGGCACATGCCTTTACACTCCATCTAAAAAGCTCCCATTCCTTCCTCCCAGTTGAAACCTATTTCTCTATTTTCTGACTTACCTCTGTTATCTCTCTTTCCAACCATGGCCCCCCTCCCATTGCTCGACCGTTgctggacagttggagggtgtggtACTAGGCATGCAGAGCTATCTCCTAACCTGCTTCCCTGGTGTTAGTGACAGAAACTCTTGTAAATATCTTCTGTCGGTAGGGTAACTATCACTATATGCATATAACTTCTGATATCACTGTTCATAATTCCATACTGTGCCTCCCAGGTATACTCAAGTGTGTTTGTGTACACATCCTTAAATTCTGGCTAAcacttcacacacaacaacaacaatgttttatttatatagttcaATAATGTAACTGTAGTCCGTGAACATTTATACCAAAATATATGTCTTGTCTTCAAGGTGCTGCATTTTTACATTACTGTTGTTAATGAGGAGATATAGATGTATCAATAGACAGGAAGCAAGTCTAATTTCTATGACTTTATGTACCCAATTAATCATACTCACACACTAATGCTACTTACCCACTGCTGAGGACATGCGTTTACAAAAGAGCACCTAAACTTCTCACACTTAGATGTGTCTTCCATATTTTCATCTAAGCACTTCCAATATTCATCCCGGGTTTCCCAGCacactttcctttccttcattgaCGGTGCTGACATTTTTGTCACTAGTATCAAAAAATAACAGTTTTCATTTCTGAACGGCTTGTTAATTTCCACAGATCAGATCAGTTATCATTTTACACTGTAACACTTGAAGAAAGTACTACTATTGAGTTCACTGGTAATGGCTTCCAGCAACTATGCTTgggaattcaagcatccacatttaCTTGAAAGTCACTGTGTTCAATTCAAACTCACATGTATGTCTGCACAGAATTTGAGTATAAAGTGAGGGGAGAATAAGATGACCACCAATCTTACttatttaaaatgctttctttaCACTATGAGTTtaagaaattaagaaaatttCTTCTAATGTAAGGGTTTATTTCCCCCTATTTTTGGACTTTAAAATGTGCTTAAAAATGCTCTCTTTCACACTGAAcaattatgaaatgaaatgaaataatttattatggcacatggcCAGCATATGAATAATTAtgactttgataccacttcagctgccatggctgcatcctatggaacttTGGGATGTATAGTTTAATGAGGCATTAGAAttttctggctgggaattctaagtaCATAAAAccccctacaaatcccagaattctataaaatGAAACCATAATAGTTAAAAGTGCTGGTAACAAAGTGCcaaaactgtgtagtgtgaaagagagcaTTTCCTTTGCATAAAACAGACTGGTTTTGGCACAAAACACttactttttgctttttttggggg is a window from the Sceloporus undulatus isolate JIND9_A2432 ecotype Alabama chromosome 1, SceUnd_v1.1, whole genome shotgun sequence genome containing:
- the LOC121928303 gene encoding cytochrome c oxidase assembly factor 6 homolog isoform X1; the encoded protein is MDHPVPHPHYMTKMSAPSMKERKVCWETRDEYWKCLDENMEDTSKCEKFRCSFVNACPQQWVKYFDRRRDYLKYKAQLEAGDFQPSETTKTS
- the LOC121928303 gene encoding cytochrome c oxidase assembly factor 6 homolog isoform X2, coding for MSAPSMKERKVCWETRDEYWKCLDENMEDTSKCEKFRCSFVNACPQQWVKYFDRRRDYLKYKAQLEAGDFQPSETTKTS